In Methanocalculus alkaliphilus, one DNA window encodes the following:
- a CDS encoding SDR family oxidoreductase, protein MQYLITGGAGFIGSNLADHLAEEHTVTIIDNFATGRRENIRDLINHPNVTFIEGNITDADLMHEITKGIDGIFHQAAIPSVPRSVRDPITTNEANVTGTLQVLVAAKENNVRKVVTASSSSVYGDTPTLPKEEGMVPNPLSPYAVTKLTDEYYGKVFSELYGIQTVFLRYFNVFGPRQDPNSEYAAVIPKFITRLLQNESPIIYGDGGQTRDFTYIADVVQANRKAMESDAIGIYNIACGKRISLNDLAETLMEITGVRRPLIYEDEREGDIRDSLADITRAEKAFGFEPAYTLEEGLKETVAWFRERM, encoded by the coding sequence ATGCAGTACCTCATCACCGGCGGGGCCGGATTTATCGGATCGAATCTTGCAGACCACCTTGCAGAAGAACATACAGTTACCATCATCGACAACTTCGCCACAGGCAGGCGTGAGAATATCCGGGATCTCATCAACCACCCGAATGTGACCTTCATCGAGGGGAACATCACCGATGCCGATCTGATGCATGAGATTACCAAAGGGATCGATGGGATCTTCCACCAGGCAGCCATACCATCCGTCCCCCGTTCAGTGAGAGATCCAATAACGACAAACGAGGCAAATGTCACCGGTACATTGCAGGTTCTTGTCGCCGCCAAAGAAAATAACGTCCGCAAAGTCGTCACTGCCTCATCCTCCTCGGTCTATGGCGACACCCCGACCCTCCCAAAAGAAGAAGGAATGGTACCAAATCCCCTCTCCCCGTATGCGGTAACGAAGCTCACCGATGAGTATTATGGAAAGGTCTTCTCAGAGCTCTATGGCATCCAGACCGTCTTCCTCAGGTACTTCAATGTCTTTGGACCCCGGCAGGATCCAAATTCGGAATATGCGGCCGTCATCCCCAAGTTCATCACCCGGCTTCTGCAGAACGAATCCCCGATCATCTACGGCGATGGCGGCCAGACCCGCGACTTCACCTACATCGCCGATGTTGTCCAGGCCAACCGGAAAGCAATGGAGAGCGATGCAATCGGCATTTATAATATCGCCTGCGGGAAGCGGATCAGCCTCAATGATCTCGCAGAAACCCTCATGGAGATAACAGGTGTACGCCGTCCGCTGATATACGAAGACGAGCGGGAGGGTGATATCCGCGACTCGCTCGCCGACATTACCAGGGCAGAGAAGGCGTTTGGCTTTGAACCGGCATATACACTCGAAGAGGGGCTGAAAGAGACGGTCGCCTGGTTCAGGGAGAGGATGTAG
- the mch gene encoding methenyltetrahydromethanopterin cyclohydrolase — translation MVSVNELGLNLFEELVEISDLLNVAYHELDNGSRIVDCGVGVPGGYGAGEYFTRICMGGLGEVTYRMGEINQFPQPFIDINTDFPAISCLGAQKAGWTVKAGNFFAMGSGPARALSLKPKHTYEVIEYEDEFDSAVICLESDTLPNGEVMEKIAEACKVEVENVCAVVAPTSSIVGSIQVAGRCVETAVYKLNELGFDTKKISAAIGTAPIPPVRGPKLAMGVTNDATIYYGRIFLTMNAPEIKDYLGKIPSNTSKGYGKPFNDIFKEANYDFYQIDTSLFSPAEVVINELSEGAVYHVGAVNPEVTLKSFGLI, via the coding sequence ATGGTCAGTGTAAATGAACTTGGATTAAATCTCTTTGAAGAACTTGTAGAAATCTCCGATCTCCTCAATGTCGCCTACCACGAGCTTGATAACGGCTCACGGATTGTTGACTGTGGTGTTGGTGTGCCTGGCGGCTATGGTGCGGGCGAGTACTTCACCAGAATCTGCATGGGAGGTCTTGGCGAAGTCACCTACCGTATGGGTGAGATCAACCAGTTCCCCCAGCCGTTTATCGATATCAACACGGACTTCCCAGCCATCTCCTGCCTCGGAGCGCAGAAGGCAGGATGGACCGTGAAGGCCGGGAACTTCTTTGCGATGGGGAGCGGTCCTGCCCGTGCACTCTCGCTGAAGCCGAAGCACACCTACGAGGTCATCGAGTACGAGGATGAGTTTGACTCAGCCGTCATCTGCCTTGAGTCCGACACCCTGCCAAATGGCGAGGTTATGGAGAAGATTGCCGAGGCATGCAAGGTCGAGGTCGAGAATGTCTGCGCCGTCGTTGCACCGACCTCTTCGATCGTCGGATCCATTCAGGTGGCAGGCCGCTGTGTGGAGACTGCTGTCTACAAGCTGAACGAGCTTGGCTTTGACACAAAGAAGATCTCAGCAGCAATCGGTACCGCCCCGATTCCACCGGTCCGCGGCCCGAAGCTTGCGATGGGTGTCACAAACGATGCAACCATCTATTATGGCAGAATCTTCCTGACGATGAATGCTCCTGAGATTAAGGACTATCTCGGAAAGATCCCAAGCAACACCTCGAAAGGCTATGGCAAGCCCTTCAATGACATCTTCAAGGAAGCCAACTATGACTTCTACCAGATTGACACCTCGCTCTTCTCCCCTGCTGAGGTTGTCATCAACGAGCTCTCAGAGGGCGCAGTCTACCATGTCGGCGCTGTCAACCCTGAAGTGACACTGAAGTCATTTGGCCTCATCTGA